tgtccgggccagctTGCGCACCTTGACTAATCCCATGGGATCTTGAAGTTAACGGCCAGACAAACCTCAAGTGGCCCTGAGGGAactcgaactagtgaccattggagagcaaacccaaggcctgaTCAATTGAGCTACTCCTCAGGGTAAGAAATTTCTTTTATCTTCTAAGATCATCCCTCTAAGATTGTGCCTTTTCCAAGTTAAAAACATAATTTCAAACATCCATCCCCCACCCAcccaaaaaatcataatatcatttttcattgtcGTTTTCATGAAACACACTATAATTTCAGGCACATGATAAAATTTTCCCCTAAAATACAAACAGTGACAGTTTTCATGAAACACATTATAATTTAAGGTACATGATATTCAACCAGTTACCAAGAAACAACCACCCAGATTTGTAGTAAAGCACCAATAAAATGACTGCACCAACAAAGACCTCAAGATTCAAGACAGATCCCAAGTGGTGGTAGCCACTAACCAATCAAAATATAACTAATTATTATTCTAATGCTACAAAATATGATGTCTTGATAAGTGAAGAGAACGAATCAGATAGATAACAGCGAATAAGAATTTATGGCTAGAGACTATTGATAGATGGTTAGCAAAAGTCCATGTGGCAGGTCTAAAAAGTGGACTGGAAAAAAAGAGCTTCTTCTCTCTAACACATTACAATGTTTCTGGACATAAATCACACAcaaattaatgcataattataaAGTGTAACATACCCGAATTCTTTTAATATACTAAGCTTATCCTCTGGCTTGCTCAAGCAGATCTGAGACTTCTGATAGGATCTGTCCTTGTTTTGCAGCCATTCTTCAATCCCTTGACAAAATAGTCTAGCATTCTTTTCAGACATATCAAGCTTCTCTTTCAGTTCCTTATTTTCCTCATCCAGAGATTCAATAATTTTCTGTGCATCCTGAAACTGAGCCTCAAGCTCTTGAATAATCCCATTCATCCTAGCTCTTTCTTCAGTAGTTTCCTCCTGGATTTTATTAGCCTCAAAGCAACTCTGTTCCAAGGCCATGATATCAAGTTTCATGCTTTCTATTTCACATTGAGACTCTAATGCCATGGTTGCGATGGATTCCTCTAATTTCTCTATGCATAAAGCTGAATTTTGTAACTCTGCTTCTTTTCTATCTAGTTCCTGCAGCAAGAGCAAGCGCTCTGAATCAGACCTCTTTAGCTCCTCCCTTGACCTGTCAACTTTGTCATGTAAATCTTCAATGTCTGCTAATTTCAGCTCAAGGCTGTGTACATGCTCTATCAGGCAGTTCACCTCCGTGTTCCTCACATTTAGTTGATCCTGCAGGTAATCTGAGATGAAGCTGTGATTGAGTTAAAGAGCACCTTCCATCAATGTGCATATGCTGTTACATTTTCATTGACAATACCAGAAAGGATGTCTGAAGTAACCCATTTGACGGATGAAAAATAtctaaagaaaattttttaactctatgaattatatattatataaatatccaaTGGTTGAACACAACTGATCTTGTTGGTGGAACCGACATATACATGAACTGCTTTCCCCTAAACCATGCACAAATTCTGCATGAACTATATAGAGAAGAGAGGGCATTAAGCCCCACCTCTAGATATGATTTTTCAGGATAACTGATCGGGGAATAAAACTCAAGAGCTGAACAAAACACCCAAATATTTATCCTTGCATAGGGTTATCCTAAATCACCATGGCCATGTCAAAGTTTCCTCAAGGTAGCtccgtttggatgttaagagtATCTCAGAtcatctgtgaatagtagtgaaatattttgtgaatagtattgaatagtttgtgaatagtcgTGAACCATTTGTGAATAGCAATGAAGTAGTCTGAGAATATCTGAGAATAGTTGTGTTCCCAAACAAGTCCTAATGTAAggacaaagaactaaaaaacaCAAAGACACAATGGATACATTGCTCAAACAACGATATAAAATTTGAGTTTCCACAACCTTAGAACCATAGAGCAAGTGAATGTATTCCAAAATAATGGACGTATTACAATTTTACACATGAAAAAGTTAGCTCATCTTAATATTCTTTTGATCAGAATGGCATGAAACAAATtccttaaataataaaatgaaaattgtacAATCACTTAAAATAATGGAAAACCTAAGAAAACATTTATGTATAGATACAAGAATAACTACCTATTTCTTGAGAGCAGTTCAATAGCTCTTTTTCCAACTTTTGAATGTGTTTCTTGTCTTCTGAACGAGCCTTTGACAATGATTTCACATGTTGTTCTAGTCTCTGCATGAAACAAATGTCTTCATTTGCTACGATGAGATTAAATGCTTGGTGTGTTTTGCGGCAGTGGACAAAATTTCTTGCCGTgaacacatttaaaaaaaaactataaaaaacctataaaaaaacGAGTCTTCATTGATATTCTGTCAGAATATATTCTTCTTGTTAAACATATACTTCTTTATGGACCAAAGAAGAGGAATGGAACAAACAGTTAAAGccatcttttgtttgtttttttttatgtccTTTTATTCGTTTTACCTTTTTTGCCCTCTGATTGACCTTCTGATTCAAATGAGAGGTTTTCATCATGTTATTCTGATAAGTATCAGAATACAATTTGTGCACAAATTGGAGTATAGGTATATCCGACTTGGACACTCTTTGTCCAGCAGCTGACTTGCAAAGGCATGGTATCAAGTACAACAATATGGTTTATAATATTTACTGGGTGGATTTTTCAATCTACTTTTACATGCCATAACCCAAAAAATGCAATTAGAAGATTGGTATGAGAGGTTCAACCATAACCACCCATGCAgtgttataaaaattaattattacctTTGCAATCCCATATCCAAATCATGCAGTTCAAAACAGGGTACCACTGGATTCCAAGAGTAAATTTGCAATACTACTTTTTTAATCTTGACTAGTTCCTCTATTACAGGACAATGTGAAAGACAATGAACTGAAaatcaatagaaaaataaacacatcAAGAGGCCATGGAAATGGGAAAATAAGTATTTCCATGATTCATCCAAAGGAGAAAAATCAATGACTTCagcttataataaaaaataattctttttttttttctttttttttttctttttttctgtttcATAACCTAATGGAATTGAAAGAAAACCATATAGCATGCAAACATTACCCGAATCAGTTCAAAGCTTTCAGATTGTGAGTCTTTCAGcatgttcttttctttctttaactgcatgcaaataaagaaaatatgtaGATAGATCAATAAGGGGATGAACAAAAATCAAGtagaatgaaaattgaaatttatacatattaaaaaattcaattactaACAAACAGCCAATGGCTCGTAAATATTACTAAACCAAAGTCTTCTGAAAAAGGACAACTGgccacttctttttcttttttcagctCTCAATCATTAATACTAAACTCAGAAACGATTTTaggaaaatggaaatgaatgGCTCACGCGATAATGTTTACAAGTTAAAACCTCAAAATGTTCCTTGCAAATTATTCTTTGCTAGAGTGGGGTTATCTTGGGCAATGCCGAGAAGGGTGGTTGAGTTTCTAGCAAATTGGAGAGGCTTACATGGTACTCACAAATCATAGTAATTTGAAAGATGGTTCAGATTTGTCTATGGTGGTGCctttagagagagaggaatgaAAGAAGTTTTAGAGGTCACAAGCTGTCAATGGATGagtttagaatatttttctttaatattttatttcttgtatttcttgtatttctcTCATCAATAAAGTTCTTacttactgataaaaaaaatcattgatgGTGATTTTGATATACaagcaaatataaattaatgacAAGAACTCAACTTAAAAACTATCTGCTTACAATACTCTCAGACAATCTTAAAGCCACAAATCGCAACTCCTCTAACATGTttagaattatatttaaaagtagATACAATAGGCACAAAACATACCTCTCTACATCTAGTCTCAATCTGAAAGAGTTCCTCGATGTCAGAAAAGTTTTCAGTGTCAGTCTTTGTCTCATGCGACATACGTGCAAGTAAAAAATACACAGATgtgcaaaacaaataaataccTGTATCATTTCTTAAAAGATTAAGTCCATCCCTAAAAATAGGAAGAGCAATACATGGCATCATCTATAATAAACAAATGATGAACTTAGATGATGCAACATAAAGATAATATGCAGCGTAATTGTGTAACCTTTCAATGAAAGcccagaaacagaaaaaaatacaaaaaacacacaaaaaaaaaggaagctaaAAGAGGCAAAAAGAAATGCGAGAAGTTGGTTGTATGTCATCCTAAGGACACAAGAATCACAGTCCATTCATCTTTCCGCAAAATGGGGACAGCATTGATAATGaacattcattaaaaaaaaaattaattaattaattaagagaaagaaaagaaaatttacaaattgaaaaaaaaaaaaaaaaatcccttccACGCATTGACATGAGATAAAATCCATCCCCCCCACccccaacaaacaaaaaagaagtgCGGAAATATTTTCCCAATGTTATCTAAATAAAGGGTAAATTGTATCAATTTCACTTTAAATACTCCCCAAATTTGAGTTTAGTTTAGGTTCCCACTAATATGTATGATGGAGCAGCTCCCGAAAAGAAAGTAATAATATTCACTGAATCccaaagaaaatgaataaatatattcaCGTTAATAGGTTTACATCTCTCTGAAAAGTTGAAAACCATAtcagaaagaaagaataaatagaaaaaataaaataaaataaaacatagtaTGATTCATTTGATGCTAAAATGCAACCCTtcaatagaagtgaaagaaaaccgAACCCTATTCATCAATGATCAAACCACCCATTCAACTCCAATATAAATTAACAAAGCGAAATAAATCGACACAACCACCTAAAATTTCGGAAGCGTTTATACCTCGGAAGTATGAATCAGAATCCGaaagattcaaactttcaaGACTGAGAGATTTGGGTTTGTGATTCTGGTTGGGAAATTTTGAAACGATTGTAGAATTTGGATTTTGGTTGTGGCCAGCTTAAAAGCGTAATTTGAATGGGAGCGGTTTAgcttaaagaagaaagaatgggaGCTATTTGAGAGTTGAGTTGCCAACTCATACGGGTCGGGTCAATAACAAGTAGATGGATACTATCTTACCCGCTGTCGCTGAGTAAAATCTTTTGAGTAATTCCttactattttactattttgttaAGATGAGTCATGACTGAAAACTCAGGTACTCGAAATAATACTAACAATTATATTTGAATGGAGGGCATACAGATTCATTGAAAGTTATTTATGATCTGATGgcatatgattttaaaaaatctgaATTCGAGACTTTTCATccatgttttaaaaataaaaaagacaataaAAAGTAGAAATTTATGATTGAAAATTGTGATTTCATTTTTTAGTAAGTAATTTTAGTGagacaaagaaaataattaattttttcttttcaattttcataaagCTATTTGCCATTTCAAATATTCATCCAGCGTTCCGTTTGTTTATTCGGCcctttttttagttttagttcTTATTCTTAAGCTGCATTTGGGTATTGAGAATACTGAGAaattctcaacacttctcactactattcattactttattattatttttcactattttcattactatttattattttttatctatttttttttattatttattactttattattattttttacctcTTTAGAGGAATTTTTGAGTACCAAGTCTTTCTCCGCCGCTAACTCAAAATCATCGTCACCTGCAAGATAAGGCCGAAAACTTGATTTTATTAAGTGGAGAAAAGACCTTTCTATTATATTAGTAAAGCAACAAGCAAGAGATTCGCGCAAAGGTATTCGATTTTATTCGAGTCTAAGGTCGAACGTGTAAATGGAATACGACATCagttttcaaaaattatcttgGAGGGAGGTAGGAGGTTCTATATCAAAAGGGAAGCCAATCCTTTAGCAAGGTAAGTTTGTCTTCCAAAATCCATTATTGGATGCTAGCTTTATAGCTTTTAGGGCTTTCTATTTGCCTTCCCATTTTAACGTACTGTGCACACATCTTTTGCCTCATGCCATCATGATGTTACCTATGAATATCAAAATGGTcttaatttttgattttttataggTGGGGTTCAAGGTCGTCTACTTgataaaaagattaatttaatATAGCTTTAGGAAACAGTATGATATCAATCGTTTCTGAGTTGAAAGTTAAACGTTTTATGTAGTTTGAAAATCCTACTTCAATAGGTCATAACTTTCATGGCTGCTTTTTTTAACCTTTCAAGATTTACaagaagataaaatattttcataaagaTCTTATGAAGTAATTCTGTTacgtacagttatttttgtatattttttacacattccactgatataattgatcaaattaattattttatattaaaaaaatgatataactaATCAGTAGAGTGTACAAAAAGTATGCAAAAGTaactatatatagaatttttgtatgAGATAAGATGGGAAAATGCAGGCAAATCTgtcaaattttattcaaaaactcttttaaatataaatataagtgAAAATTCTCAAACCATGTTCTACCAAGTAAGAAGGAGATATAATGATGAAACTAGTAAACTTAATGTTTTgctatataattagttttattgtcttttctttttagtaaGAGGACGAGACTCCAATTAATGACTTTGATGATAATTTCAACATAATAGAGACCAATGGGGGTGGTGTTTTTGGTTCCTAAATGGGAATTTTACATGGATTCATGAGAACTATGATGGTTGTTTGCATTTTCTGACATGGAAACCATCCAGAAAAGAAATCACaccatttctatatattaaattgtacGTTACATAAGTtgcaatatttaaatatactaCAGGTGTGCCCTATAAACATGATGCATTTTTGTTCTAACAATAAGTGAAGCCAGGTTTTCTCAAAGCTCTGTTAAGTAAGCAAAAGGAGAATGTACAAAAAGCTATGAAAAATAATCAGGATAACTGGTACTTTATTTCCAAGCAATAAGGTGTTTATGCTGCAGTTATCAGTTGAGGGCCTCCAGCTCCAGTTGCAGTTCCAGCTTCCACCTGTTTCTTCACCATGGCGGCATGCTTCTGACCGGCAAGATGAGAATTGAACACTGTCTGGCTGTTGCACACCACATTGCATATGCTGCACGTTCTAACAGCTCCAGCTGCTGCTCCACCTTGCAAAATCTTTAGTTTCTTCATCTCCAGCTCTTCTGGTGCCAGCGACCGTGCTACCTTCTTCCTCGAATTTGGTACGACGCTATTGCCTTTACTGGCCTCTGGGTTTTCCATTGGTCCAATCACTGGATTTGTTGAGGCTGGTGTAGCATTTGAGGTAAGGGCAGTAgtatcattatttgattttgACAGTTTCTCCAAGTTCTTCTGGTGTTTCTTTCCTAATAGGTGTTTGGTGTAGATATCAGTGCTGTTACAATTGATTTTGCACACTTCACACCAAGCAGATTGAACGACCTTGTTTTTCTTTAGAGTATTTTTCCAAATGCTACCATCTTGAGCCCTGATTGCAGCAATATATGGGCCAACGCCATTGAGAGATATTAAGCGAGCCTGCATAGTGACCAAAATAGAAtcatatagaaaaatataacaATTGTGTTGCCTTGAAAGTACtgctttttatttcttatttccaATAGTTCTTGCATTAGTAGTCATACGCCATATTTAGTATGCAGTGGCTAAACCATCCCGATGTGCTTCTAATATAACTAAACGgtacattattttctttttttttataagtaaaaatattatatatatatcaataggagtaaccaagtacactaaACGTATGCAAGAAAACATCTAGCCCATACTAGCTAGGCCCCAAATGACCCATGAAGCCCATGAAAATTATAAGTCTATCCAAAATGCATCAAGCCCGATCCCAACCCCAAAATACATCCATCCAAAATACACACGTCCCCAACCCCAATCCCCTGTAAGACTAATAATACTCCACCCAAAACTCCCTCTACTAGGCTGTCTTCATAATGCCCTCCCTTTCTTCTTCCCTCAACTTGAGTTACCTCCGTTAGCATCGTAGTTAATTGTCCAAGAAAGACATTTTAACTCCCTGCTTTTCTTAaaacttgatttggtttcaagtGAGTGGCCCGCCTGTATTGTAGTGAGTAGTGCTTTAAATTGGTCTTCACATCCTCCGTATGAAAGCCCCACAATGAGCTAAATCTCGTTAACCTTATGCAGAATCCAATTTGATGGTGAACTTGCTATGTTGTTTGTCAGAGGAAGATAAACTAGGGGAACGACATTATCTCCAGACACAGTTCCCAACTATTGCCGACCCTAGACATTCTTCCTCACAAGGCACCAATGATAAACCCGTAATTTTCTCCCCCACAGTATCCTGCTTTCAAATCCCAAACCTCCTCAACAGCCATATTGTTGCTGTCCATTATTGTTGTCACCATTAGAGGTGCCTGCACCTTTGGCATAGGTGTCGTCGATCAATCAATGAGAACATTGCTTGTAAGTGCTCCACCCCCCGACGATCCTTTATGTGCCATAGAAGGCATAGAACAAGaattcattttcatcttttgaAAGAAGCTCTTTTGCTTCTTCCAAAGTACTCAAAACCCTGGAAGGACCCCCATCTTCAACTAAAAGTGAACCCTGGAAAAAGGTACCAACCCCAAATGCAACTGGTGACTGAGGGTAGTTAGATGACAAACCGACATGAACAGGGACACCGGCATCCAACAACCCTATATGTGACGATGTCGAAGTGCCCTTTGCCGATGCACTTGAGGCTTTCAAACCCGTAGGATCTACTCCCTGGGCCCCCGTGTCCGTTTTCAACCCACCACCTAAACCCTTGACCAGGTCCAACCCCTTATCCACATTAATCATAAGAtctctcacatactccataacCCCTCGTCAATTGAGCTTTCACATCCCACAAAACCCCCTCCACTTCTCCCACACTCAAACACTCAATCGAGGTAGCCATTCCACCCTACACTGCATGGTGCTTACCTCCCACTTCTCGCAATGTCACCCGACAGCCTTTGTCTCCCAATTTCACTC
This Carya illinoinensis cultivar Pawnee chromosome 11, C.illinoinensisPawnee_v1, whole genome shotgun sequence DNA region includes the following protein-coding sequences:
- the LOC122281546 gene encoding protein Daple-like isoform X3, whose protein sequence is MLKDSQSESFELIRRLEQHVKSLSKARSEDKKHIQKLEKELLNCSQEIDYLQDQLNVRNTEVNCLIEHVHSLELKLADIEDLHDKVDRSREELKRSDSERLLLLQELDRKEAELQNSALCIEKLEESIATMALESQCEIESMKLDIMALEQSCFEANKIQEETTEERARMNGIIQELEAQFQDAQKIIESLDEENKELKEKLDMSEKNARLFCQGIEEWLQNKDRSYQKSQICLSKPEDKLSILKEFGTCGEVLGPLLSQLAKECRVDADSRTKMENMSRQIQEYELLVKQLKEELREEKLKAKEEAEDLAQEMAELRYQITGLLEEECKRRAYIEQASLQRISELEAQVQKEKRKSFAAVGHLHEV
- the LOC122281546 gene encoding protein Daple-like isoform X1 — translated: MSHETKTDTENFSDIEELFQIETRCRELKKEKNMLKDSQSESFELIRRLEQHVKSLSKARSEDKKHIQKLEKELLNCSQEIDYLQDQLNVRNTEVNCLIEHVHSLELKLADIEDLHDKVDRSREELKRSDSERLLLLQELDRKEAELQNSALCIEKLEESIATMALESQCEIESMKLDIMALEQSCFEANKIQEETTEERARMNGIIQELEAQFQDAQKIIESLDEENKELKEKLDMSEKNARLFCQGIEEWLQNKDRSYQKSQICLSKPEDKLSILKEFGTCGEVLGPLLSQLAKECRVDADSRTKMENMSRQIQEYELLVKQLKEELREEKLKAKEEAEDLAQEMAELRYQITGLLEEECKRRAYIEQASLQRISELEAQVQKEKRKSFAAVGHLHEV
- the LOC122281546 gene encoding protein Daple-like isoform X2, yielding MIQIETRCRELKKEKNMLKDSQSESFELIRRLEQHVKSLSKARSEDKKHIQKLEKELLNCSQEIDYLQDQLNVRNTEVNCLIEHVHSLELKLADIEDLHDKVDRSREELKRSDSERLLLLQELDRKEAELQNSALCIEKLEESIATMALESQCEIESMKLDIMALEQSCFEANKIQEETTEERARMNGIIQELEAQFQDAQKIIESLDEENKELKEKLDMSEKNARLFCQGIEEWLQNKDRSYQKSQICLSKPEDKLSILKEFGTCGEVLGPLLSQLAKECRVDADSRTKMENMSRQIQEYELLVKQLKEELREEKLKAKEEAEDLAQEMAELRYQITGLLEEECKRRAYIEQASLQRISELEAQVQKEKRKSFAAVGHLHEV